The region GCAGGTCCTCGATGGTCCGGTGCGGCGAGTCGGCCGGCACCACGACCACCTCGTCCTCGGCGGTGAGCCGGGCGATCGGGGTGGTGTCCTCCAGCCGCTTGTCCACGCCGTTGGTCTCCACCGCGCCGACCATGACCAGGCCGGTGACCATCAGGAACGTCTCGGACCTCTCGTTGGCGAGCTTGCGCAGCCCGACCGTGCCGCCCGCGCCGCCGACGTTGGCGACCTGCGCGGACCTGACCAGGTCCGCCCCGGTGATCGCGGCCTGCATGGACCGCGCGGTCTGGTCCCAGCCGCCGCCCGGGTCGGCCGGGGCCATGATCTCCAGCTTGGCGATGTCCCCGCCCGCTGGGTTCGCGCCTCCCCCGCCGCACCCCGCGAGCACGAGACCGGCGACCACGGCCGAGACCAGTCGGGTGTGCTGTCCTGCCATCGGATCCTCCACGTTCCCCACCAGGGCTTCGTCGCCCCGGATGGGCGGGAACGGTAGGAGCGCGGAGCGGGTGCGGTAAGGCATCGGTCGTAAGGGTTGTATTGGTCGTTTAGGTCGTGGCCCGGCTCACACGCGATAGGTCAGAATGCGACCCATGCGTCGCCGTTCCGTCCCGTTGGGGGTGTTCCTGCTGGTCTTGCAGGTGGTCATCGTGCTGGCGACCACCTGTGCCGCCGGGCTGCTCGCGGCGAAGCTGCAGAGCGACCGGATCCGGGAGTCCTACAAGGACCGGATGCTGTCGGTCGCGGAGAGCGTGGCCCGGCTGCCGACCGTGGTGCAGGCGTTCGACGAGCCGGACCCGGCCGCGACGATCCAGCCGCTGGCCGAGCTGATCCGCCAGGCGTCCAGCGTCACCTACGTCGTGGTCACCGACCGCCACGGCGTCCGCTACGCCCACCCGGACCCCGACCGCATAGGGGAACGCGTCTCCACCGACCCGGGCTCGGCGCTGTCGGGCACGGTGTTCGTGGGCACCGAGACCGGCACGCTGGGCACGTCGCTGCGGGCGAAGGTGCCGGTCCGGGCCGACGACGGGGAGATCATCGGCATGGCGTCGGTGGGCATCCTGGAGAGCGAGCTGTCCGCCGACCTGGCCGAGGACCTGCCCGAGCTGATCGGCTGGCTGGCCGGGGCGGCGCTGATCGGCGTGCTGGGCGCGGCGCTGGTCACCCAGGCGGTGCGGCGGCGGACGTTCAAGCTCGAACCGGCCGAGATCGCGCAACTGCTGGAGACCCGCGACGCGATGCTGCACGGCATCCGCGAGGGCGTGGTCGCGGTGGACGAGCGGGAGCGGCTCGACCTGGTCAACGACGAGGCGATGCGGCTGCTCGGGCTCCGCGCCGACCCCACCGGGCGGCCCGCCGCCGAGGTGCTGGAGGACGGCGGCCTGCTCGACCTGGCGCGCGGCCGCGACGACGTGGCCGACCGGCTGGTGCTGGCCGGCGAACGGGTGCTGGTCGCGAACCGGATGACCGCCAAGACCCACGGCCGGCCGGTCGGCGTCGTGCTGACCCTGCGCGACCGGACCGAGCTGCACGACGCGCTGCGCCAGCTCGACGGGCAGCGGACGGTGACCGAGGTCCTGCGCGCGCAGGCGCACGAGTTCTCCAACCACCTGCACGTCATCGGCGGGCTGGTCGAGCTGGACCGGCGCGCGGACGCCGTGGCCTACATCGAACGGGTCGGCGGCGCGGGCTCGGTGACCTCGGACATCATCGAGGGGGCGGTGGCCGACCCGGCGCTGGCGGCCCTGCTGCTGGCCAAGTCGTCCACCGCGCACGAGCGCGGCGTGGCGCTGCGGCTGGACCCGACCTCGGCGGTCGACACCCGGACCGGCGACGACGCGCTGACCGTGCTGGGCAACCTGGTCGACAACGCGGTGGACGCCGTGGACACCGGCGGCACGGTCCGGGTGCTGGTGCGGGCGTCGGAGGACGGGGTGCGGGTGGTCGTGGACGACGACGGGCCGGGCGTCGCCGAGTCGCAGCGCGGGCGGATCTTCACCCTCGGCGTGAGCTCCAAGGCACCCGGCGGCGCGCACGGGCGCGGGATCGGGTTGGCGCTGGTGTCCCGGGTGGTGACCCGGCGCAGCGGGCGGGTGGAGATCTCCGACTCGGAGCTGGGCGGGGCGTCGTTCGACGTGTGGCTGCCGGAAGCGGGTGTCCGATGAGCGTGCGCACCCTGGTCGTGGACGACGATTTCGCGGTCGCGGCCGTCCACCGGGGGTTCCTGGAAGCCCTGCCGGAGTTCAGCGTGGTCGGCGAGGCGCACGGTGGCGGCGAGGCGCTGCGCGCGGTCGAGGCGCTGCGGCCGGACCTGGTGCTGCTCGACATCCACCTGCCCGACCTCTCCGGGCTGGAGGTGCTGGCCCGGCTGCGCGGGCGCAGCGGGCCGCCGGTGGACGTGATCGCGGTGACGGCGGCGCGCGAGCGCGAGACCGTGCGCCAGGCGATGTCCCGGGGCGTCGACCACTACCTGGTCAAACCGTTCACCCGGACCGCGTTCCAGGACCGGATGCGGCAGTACCTGGCGCGGCGGACCGAGGTCCAGCGGCTGGGCCAGTGGCTCGACCAGGACGAGGTCGACCGGCTGCTCCAGCACCGGCCCCGGTCGGTCGCCCTACCCAAGGGCCTGTCGGCGGTGACGCTGCGGCTGGTGACCGACGCGCTGCGCGACTGCGCCGGCGACCTGTCGGCCCAGGAGGTCGGCGAACGCGCCGGGATGTCCCGGGTCAGCGCGCGCCGGTACCTCGAACACCTGGTCACGGTGGGAAAGGCGGAAGTCCAGCCGCGCTACGGCATGGCCAACCGCCCCTCCCACGGCTACCGGCTCACCTGACAGGTCAGCCCGTCCGCTCGCAGTCGTACCCGACGATCACGCCCTGGCCGCCCGGGTGGCCGTGCTGGCACAGGAAGGTGCGGTAAGGGCCCTGGACGTAGAACGGCTCCCCGATCGGCCCGTTCGGTTGCGGACGACAGCCGTACGCGGTCAACTCGTCGCCGCGGTCCTGGATCCGCTGGCACTGGAAGGTCGGCTCGTAGAGCCCCGGCTCAGCGGCGGCGAGCGCGGGCAGCGCGCCGAGGGTGGCGGTCAACGCTCCGGCGGCCAGCAGGCCGGCGGTGAGGCGTCGGGTCAAGTTCGACATGGATCACTCCTGGGTTCGTGAGGTGGGCCCCGAACCGGGTCGGGACCCGCCGGAACACCGTCCCGGCCCTTCGAACACACCACCGCCCGCGGCCGGCCGCAGAGTGCGACGCGGCAACCATCCGCGCAGGTGAACGGCCCACTCCCACCAGGTGACCGGAGCTGCCACAGCCCGTTACCCGGATGGCGCGGCCGGCGCGGGGTGGGGCGAGACTGGCGGTCGTGAGCTTCGCCGCCCACGCCCGCCGGGTGCGCGACCCGGGACTGCCGCTGCGTCACCGGGTGTCGGCGCTGCGCTCGTGCGTGGTCGTGCACGGGCCGTTCGGCCACCACGGCACGCTCGCCTTCCTCGAACTGGAGGCCGGGCCGTTCCACCGCGACGAGCGGGCACTGCTGCGGGCACCGGCGGTGCTCGAAGACCTGCGGGCGCGGTGATCCGGCCGCGGGCACGCGCTATCGGCTGCGGCTCTGGGACGCGCGTGGCGGTCGACGCCGACCCGCTGGACCTGGCCGTTCGGCGGTGCGTGCGGGCCTGCGTGAACGGACGGTTCGGCGAGGAGGAGCACGCGCTGCTCACGACGTGCGTCACGGAGATCGGGCGGCTCGCGGACCGGGCGGTCGGCCCCGCCGAGTACCGGCGGGGTGCCGTGCTGCGGGAGGTGACGGAACTGGTCGGCGAGGTCCTGGTCCAGGACGGTTCAGGGGGTCAGGGGGCTCAGGGCAGTTCGGTGCGGGGTGCCGGGCGCACGGCGTCGGGCCGGAGGTCGACCACCGCGCCGTCCACCACGACTCCGTCGACCGTCGAGCCCCCGACCGGGCCGGTGACCACGTCACCGTCGATCACCACGCCGCCGGCGGTCGGCGGGCGGCCGTAGCGCAGGTTCAGCACCATCTCGCGCTCGCGCTGCTCGGCCCGCCGGGCGATGCGCTTGCTGATCAGCCGCCGGGTGGGCGGGAACAGCAGGAACAGGCCCAGGACGTCGCTGAGGAAGCCGGGCACCAGGATCAGGAAGCCGGCCGCGGCGATGAGCACGCCGTCGGCGATCTCCTGGTGCGGCCGGCGGCGGTTGCGCAGCGCCTCGGAGAACGCGGCCATCGTCCGCGCGCCTTCCCGGCGCATCAGCACCGAGCCGAC is a window of Saccharothrix espanaensis DSM 44229 DNA encoding:
- a CDS encoding FxsA family protein, with the translated sequence MRVFAVVLIGLAVEITALVAAFGAWGFLPTLGLLVLGGVVGSVLMRREGARTMAAFSEALRNRRRPHQEIADGVLIAAAGFLILVPGFLSDVLGLFLLFPPTRRLISKRIARRAEQREREMVLNLRYGRPPTAGGVVIDGDVVTGPVGGSTVDGVVVDGAVVDLRPDAVRPAPRTELP
- a CDS encoding response regulator, encoding MSVRTLVVDDDFAVAAVHRGFLEALPEFSVVGEAHGGGEALRAVEALRPDLVLLDIHLPDLSGLEVLARLRGRSGPPVDVIAVTAARERETVRQAMSRGVDHYLVKPFTRTAFQDRMRQYLARRTEVQRLGQWLDQDEVDRLLQHRPRSVALPKGLSAVTLRLVTDALRDCAGDLSAQEVGERAGMSRVSARRYLEHLVTVGKAEVQPRYGMANRPSHGYRLT
- a CDS encoding ATP-binding protein, whose protein sequence is MRRRSVPLGVFLLVLQVVIVLATTCAAGLLAAKLQSDRIRESYKDRMLSVAESVARLPTVVQAFDEPDPAATIQPLAELIRQASSVTYVVVTDRHGVRYAHPDPDRIGERVSTDPGSALSGTVFVGTETGTLGTSLRAKVPVRADDGEIIGMASVGILESELSADLAEDLPELIGWLAGAALIGVLGAALVTQAVRRRTFKLEPAEIAQLLETRDAMLHGIREGVVAVDERERLDLVNDEAMRLLGLRADPTGRPAAEVLEDGGLLDLARGRDDVADRLVLAGERVLVANRMTAKTHGRPVGVVLTLRDRTELHDALRQLDGQRTVTEVLRAQAHEFSNHLHVIGGLVELDRRADAVAYIERVGGAGSVTSDIIEGAVADPALAALLLAKSSTAHERGVALRLDPTSAVDTRTGDDALTVLGNLVDNAVDAVDTGGTVRVLVRASEDGVRVVVDDDGPGVAESQRGRIFTLGVSSKAPGGAHGRGIGLALVSRVVTRRSGRVEISDSELGGASFDVWLPEAGVR